Proteins encoded within one genomic window of Deltaproteobacteria bacterium:
- a CDS encoding macro domain-containing protein, whose amino-acid sequence MACSFIKGDIFDEATGEGAPEGPRGIAFGADCDGAMTTGIASAFQKRWPALGDAFAAHCATGKMQLGDVFTWRDGDLFVYALGVQRGSTKPRVSIFERALRALVTRASEDGVQRVLLPRIGAGKGGMDWIRVKRVITDVGQKTSLELVVFEQFIRQASAPPRSEPG is encoded by the coding sequence ATGGCGTGCTCGTTCATCAAGGGGGACATCTTCGATGAGGCCACCGGCGAAGGCGCGCCGGAGGGGCCGCGCGGGATCGCCTTCGGCGCCGACTGCGACGGCGCGATGACGACCGGCATCGCGTCCGCGTTCCAGAAGCGCTGGCCTGCCCTCGGTGACGCGTTCGCCGCCCACTGCGCCACCGGCAAGATGCAGCTCGGAGACGTCTTCACCTGGCGCGACGGAGATCTCTTCGTCTACGCGCTCGGCGTGCAGCGCGGCAGCACCAAGCCCAGGGTCTCGATCTTCGAGCGGGCGCTGCGCGCGCTCGTCACCCGCGCCTCCGAGGACGGGGTGCAGCGCGTGCTCCTTCCGCGGATCGGCGCCGGCAAGGGTGGCATGGACTGGATCCGCGTGAAGCGCGTGATCACCGACGTGGGGCAGAAGACCTCGCTCGAGCTGGTCGTCTTCGAGCAGTTCATCCGCCAGGCCTCGGCGCCGCCCCGCTCCGAGCCCGGCTAG